Proteins encoded together in one Ipomoea triloba cultivar NCNSP0323 chromosome 4, ASM357664v1 window:
- the LOC116015239 gene encoding molybdopterin biosynthesis protein CNX1 isoform X3, whose protein sequence is MMGSDIAKGDVVLKSGEHLGAPEIGLLATVGVTIVQVYPTPTIAVLSTGDELVEPEVGCLARGQIRDSNRAMILAAATDQHCRVIDLGIVGDDECQIEETLDQAFSSGINILLTSGGVSMGDRDYVKPLLGKKGKLCFQKVNMKPGKPLVFAEILPRSTDVTTNKILAFGLPGNPVGCMVCFHLFVVPAIRHLSGWAHPHLPRVQARLKQSIKPDPARPEFHRAIISWQLNDGSGLPGFVAESTGQQRSSRLLSMKSANALLEVPASSSSVPAGASVVAIVITDISHFPSNRSLQSTESCRSQSGHRPQEVNARESQNSESRVAILTVSDTVAAGAGPDRSGPRAVSVVNSSSERLGGARVVTTAVVPDDIQKIRDILQRWCDIDNMDLVLTLGGTGCSPRDVTPEATKPLIQKETPGLLHVMMQESLKGIYLKAASFRELAEAMMAGEERNLIEILEENHPIDFNKYISYVQSPQCGAIATFAGTTRDTFDGKQVLELRYEAYTPMAIRCIQSMCSSARSTWNLHSIAIAHCLGPVAVGETSVYVATSAVHRADALDACKFLIDEIKASVPIWKKEVYTNGEVWKENKEFLERRLDTENLTKSQGIKVEPHDKKGCCCGTKVRIDDKNC, encoded by the exons ATGATG GGGTCTGATATTGCAAAGGGTGATGTAGTATTGAAATCCGGGGAGCACTTAGGGGCTCCAGAAATCGGTTTACTAGCCACAGTTGGGGTGACTATAGTGcag GTGTATCCTACTCCTACAATTGCTGTCCTCTCCACAGGTGATGAGCTTGTAGAGCCAGAAGTTGGATGCTTAGCCCGGGGTCAG ATAAGGGACTCCAATCGTGCAATGATCCTTGCTGCTGCAACAGACCAGCACTGCAGAGTTATTGATCTTGGTATAGTTGGTGATGATGAATGCCAGATTGAAGAAACCTTAGACCAGGCCTTCTCTTCTGGAATCAATATCCTTCTAACCTCTGGAGGTGTTTCAATGGGAGACAGGGATTATGTCAAGCCTTTACTTGGAAAGAAGGGGAAATTATGTTTTCAGAAG GTAAACATGAAGCCTGGCAAACCTCTTGTATTTGCTGAAATCCTTCCTAGATCAACTGACGTGACAACTAATAAGATTTTGGCATTTGGTTTACCTGGAAACCCGGTGGGCTGCATGGTCTGTTTCCATCTTTTTGTGGTGCCAGCTATTCGACATCTTTCTGGATGGGCACATCCTCACCTTCCAAG AGTGCAAGCTCGGCTCAAACAGTCAATAAAGCCAGATCCTGCCCGACCTGAATTTCATCGTGCCATTATCAGCTGGCAGTTAAACGATGGATCTGGCCTTCCAGG GTTTGTTGCCGAGAGCACAGGTCAGCAAAGGAGTAGTCGACTTCTGAGTATGAAGTCAGCAAATGCCTTACTGGAAGTGCCTGCATCCAGCAGTTCAGTTCCGGCTGGTGCTTCTGTGGTTGCAATTGTTATTACCGATATAAGCCATTTTCCAAGTAATAGAAGTCTGCAATCAACAGAGTCCTGCCGCTCTCAGTCGGGGCATAGGCCACAAGAAGTTAATGCTCGTGAGTCCCAAAATTCTGAGTCCAGAGTAGCTATTCTCACAGTTAGTGATACTGTTGCAGCAGGAGCAGGGCCTGATCGGAG TGGTCCACGGGCAGTTTCAGTTGTGAATTCATCATCAGAGAGGCTAGGAGGGGCAAGAGTAGTTACAACAGCTGTTGTTCCAGATGACATTCAAAAGATTAGGGATATTTTGCAGAGGTGGTGCGATATTGACAACATGGATCTTGTTCTTACCCTAG GTGGGACTGGATGTTCTCCAAGGGATGTTACTCCTGAAGCTACCAAACCTTTGATTCAGAAAGAGACACCTGGTCTTCTACATGTCATGATGCAGGAGAGTTTAaag GGTATATATTTAAAAGCCGCCAGTTTTAGGGAGCTAGCCGAGGCAATGATGGCTGGCGAGGAGAGGAATCTCATTGAGATTTTAGAAGAGAATCACCCTATAGACTTCAACAAATATATCAGTTACGTTCAGTCCCCACAGTGTGGTGCTATAGCCACTTTTGCTGGCACAACTCGTGATACATTTGATGGCAAACAAGTACTAGAGCTTAGATACGAGGCATACACTCCAATGGCAATACGTTGTATCCAGTCTATGTGCTCCTCTGCTCGATCGACCTGGAATCTCCACTCAATTGCCATTGCCCACTGCCTGGGACCCGTTGCAGTCGGGGAGACCAGTGTATATGTTGCAACATCAGCTGTTCACCGAGCAGATGCGTTGGATGCGTGCAAATTCCTGATCGATGAGATCAAAGCATCGGTTCCCATTTGGAAGAAGGAAGTGTATACTAATGGAGAGGTTTGGAAAGAAAACAAAGAGTTCCTGGAGAGAAGGCTGGATACTGAGAATTTGACAAAATCACAGGGCATTAAAGTTGAGCCTCATGATAAGAAGGGGTGCTGCTGTGGGACAAAGGTTAGAATTGATGATAAAAACTGCTGA
- the LOC116015239 gene encoding molybdopterin biosynthesis protein CNX1 isoform X1, protein MSENGEAPISKMVSSDEALEIVLSVAQRLPPISVPLHQALGRVLAEDITAPDPLPPYPASIKDGYAVVSSDGPGVYPIITESRAGNDGLGVVVTPGTVAYVTTGGPIPDGADAVVQVENTELLLDAANESKQVRILKGTSPGVDIRLVGSDIAKGDVVLKSGEHLGAPEIGLLATVGVTIVQVYPTPTIAVLSTGDELVEPEVGCLARGQIRDSNRAMILAAATDQHCRVIDLGIVGDDECQIEETLDQAFSSGINILLTSGGVSMGDRDYVKPLLGKKGKLCFQKVNMKPGKPLVFAEILPRSTDVTTNKILAFGLPGNPVGCMVCFHLFVVPAIRHLSGWAHPHLPRVQARLKQSIKPDPARPEFHRAIISWQLNDGSGLPGFVAESTGQQRSSRLLSMKSANALLEVPASSSSVPAGASVVAIVITDISHFPSNRSLQSTESCRSQSGHRPQEVNARESQNSESRVAILTVSDTVAAGAGPDRSGPRAVSVVNSSSERLGGARVVTTAVVPDDIQKIRDILQRWCDIDNMDLVLTLGGTGCSPRDVTPEATKPLIQKETPGLLHVMMQESLKGIYLKAASFRELAEAMMAGEERNLIEILEENHPIDFNKYISYVQSPQCGAIATFAGTTRDTFDGKQVLELRYEAYTPMAIRCIQSMCSSARSTWNLHSIAIAHCLGPVAVGETSVYVATSAVHRADALDACKFLIDEIKASVPIWKKEVYTNGEVWKENKEFLERRLDTENLTKSQGIKVEPHDKKGCCCGTKVRIDDKNC, encoded by the exons ATGAGTGAAAATGGCGAAGCCCCAATCTCTAAGATGGTATCTTCGGATGAAGCCCTTGAGATAGTGCTGAGCGTTGCTCAGCGCCTGCCGCCGATCAGCGTGCCGCTCCACCAGGCTCTAGGCAGAGTTTTGGCCGAAGATATCACTGCTCCTGATCCTCTTCCTCCTTACCCTGCCTCTATCAAG GATGGATATGCAGTTGTTTCTTCTGATGGACCAGGTGTGTATCCTATAATAACTGAGTCAAGAGCAGGAAATGATGGACTTGGTGTGGTTGTGACTCCTGGAACTGTTGCATATGTAACAACTGGAG GACCAATACCTGATGGTGCTGATGCTGTTGTGCAAGTAGAGAACACTGAATTGTTGTTAGATGCTGCAAATGAATCAAAGCAAGTACGGATATTGAAGGGAACTAGCCCAGGAGTTGATATTCGTCTGGTG GGGTCTGATATTGCAAAGGGTGATGTAGTATTGAAATCCGGGGAGCACTTAGGGGCTCCAGAAATCGGTTTACTAGCCACAGTTGGGGTGACTATAGTGcag GTGTATCCTACTCCTACAATTGCTGTCCTCTCCACAGGTGATGAGCTTGTAGAGCCAGAAGTTGGATGCTTAGCCCGGGGTCAG ATAAGGGACTCCAATCGTGCAATGATCCTTGCTGCTGCAACAGACCAGCACTGCAGAGTTATTGATCTTGGTATAGTTGGTGATGATGAATGCCAGATTGAAGAAACCTTAGACCAGGCCTTCTCTTCTGGAATCAATATCCTTCTAACCTCTGGAGGTGTTTCAATGGGAGACAGGGATTATGTCAAGCCTTTACTTGGAAAGAAGGGGAAATTATGTTTTCAGAAG GTAAACATGAAGCCTGGCAAACCTCTTGTATTTGCTGAAATCCTTCCTAGATCAACTGACGTGACAACTAATAAGATTTTGGCATTTGGTTTACCTGGAAACCCGGTGGGCTGCATGGTCTGTTTCCATCTTTTTGTGGTGCCAGCTATTCGACATCTTTCTGGATGGGCACATCCTCACCTTCCAAG AGTGCAAGCTCGGCTCAAACAGTCAATAAAGCCAGATCCTGCCCGACCTGAATTTCATCGTGCCATTATCAGCTGGCAGTTAAACGATGGATCTGGCCTTCCAGG GTTTGTTGCCGAGAGCACAGGTCAGCAAAGGAGTAGTCGACTTCTGAGTATGAAGTCAGCAAATGCCTTACTGGAAGTGCCTGCATCCAGCAGTTCAGTTCCGGCTGGTGCTTCTGTGGTTGCAATTGTTATTACCGATATAAGCCATTTTCCAAGTAATAGAAGTCTGCAATCAACAGAGTCCTGCCGCTCTCAGTCGGGGCATAGGCCACAAGAAGTTAATGCTCGTGAGTCCCAAAATTCTGAGTCCAGAGTAGCTATTCTCACAGTTAGTGATACTGTTGCAGCAGGAGCAGGGCCTGATCGGAG TGGTCCACGGGCAGTTTCAGTTGTGAATTCATCATCAGAGAGGCTAGGAGGGGCAAGAGTAGTTACAACAGCTGTTGTTCCAGATGACATTCAAAAGATTAGGGATATTTTGCAGAGGTGGTGCGATATTGACAACATGGATCTTGTTCTTACCCTAG GTGGGACTGGATGTTCTCCAAGGGATGTTACTCCTGAAGCTACCAAACCTTTGATTCAGAAAGAGACACCTGGTCTTCTACATGTCATGATGCAGGAGAGTTTAaag GGTATATATTTAAAAGCCGCCAGTTTTAGGGAGCTAGCCGAGGCAATGATGGCTGGCGAGGAGAGGAATCTCATTGAGATTTTAGAAGAGAATCACCCTATAGACTTCAACAAATATATCAGTTACGTTCAGTCCCCACAGTGTGGTGCTATAGCCACTTTTGCTGGCACAACTCGTGATACATTTGATGGCAAACAAGTACTAGAGCTTAGATACGAGGCATACACTCCAATGGCAATACGTTGTATCCAGTCTATGTGCTCCTCTGCTCGATCGACCTGGAATCTCCACTCAATTGCCATTGCCCACTGCCTGGGACCCGTTGCAGTCGGGGAGACCAGTGTATATGTTGCAACATCAGCTGTTCACCGAGCAGATGCGTTGGATGCGTGCAAATTCCTGATCGATGAGATCAAAGCATCGGTTCCCATTTGGAAGAAGGAAGTGTATACTAATGGAGAGGTTTGGAAAGAAAACAAAGAGTTCCTGGAGAGAAGGCTGGATACTGAGAATTTGACAAAATCACAGGGCATTAAAGTTGAGCCTCATGATAAGAAGGGGTGCTGCTGTGGGACAAAGGTTAGAATTGATGATAAAAACTGCTGA
- the LOC116015240 gene encoding F-box/kelch-repeat protein At5g26960: MSSDSCNSRHFSWLMKSCFPNPQHHHHPHGPHPLTPTSAAPLRRQTTISSLPDDLLLECLSRVPHSFLPSLPLVCRRWSELLDSPTFHSLRRRHNLLRVSLFAISISDHSSLSAASLCLNYDSAWKVSEFLHHGSFLPLFSHSRLVAIGRRIYVIGRTAMLRYDAWTGAAVSLPGPVASRKKFASAVVAGKIYVAGGCARSEAVEEYEPETETWRVVSTAPRKRYGCFGASVDGVFYVIGGLKIGSSGNEGLVVPGSRAAKGSDAAHVYASSMDLYDVAASQWLRSRAVPGGGCVVAACAAAGFVFVLSSHAVELSFWKFNGARKSGGFGEWYRIRAPPLPAQVRLDSTVRFSCVAVGEKVVLIQVTGCIDDLLRRSGRTERGLKEGLVLVYDCATGDWSRGVDLPEAIRRAACVSVEY, translated from the coding sequence aTGTCATCGGATAGCTGCAACTCACGCCACTTCTCATGGCTCATGAAATCCTGTTTCCCCAACccccaacaccaccaccacccccatGGGCCCCACCCTCTTACCCCCACCTCCGCCGCACCTCTCCGCCGCCAAACCACCATTTCTTCCCTTCCCGACGACCTCCTCCTCGAATGCCTCTCACGCGTTCCCCACTCTTTCCTTCCTTCTCTCCCCTTAGTGTGCCGCCGCTGGTCGGAGCTCCTCGATTCCCCCACCTTTCACTCCCTCCGCCGCCGCCATAATCTCCTCCGTGTCTCCCtctttgctatttcaatttccGATCACTCTTCTCTCTCCGCCGCTAGTCTCTGCTTGAATTATGATTCTGCTTGGAAAGTTTCTGAGTTTCTTCATCACGGCTCGTTTTTGCCTCTCTTCTCTCATTCTCGTTTGGTTGCCATTGGGCGGAGGATTTATGTTATTGGTAGAACGGCGATGCTCCGATATGACGCGTGGACTGGCGCCGCGGTCTCGCTACCTGGACCGGTTGCTTCGAGGAAGAAATTTGCCTCCGCGGTCGTTGCCGGAAAGATATACGTCGCCGGCGGCTGTGCGCGGTCGGAGGCGGTGGAGGAGTATGAGCCGGAGACCGAAACGTGGCGCGTGGTGTCCACGGCGCCGAGGAAAAGGTACGGATGCTTCGGCGCGTCGGTGGACGGGGTGTTTTACGTGATCGGCGGCCTGAAGATCGGCTCGTCGGGGAATGAGGGGTTGGTGGTGCCGGGATCACGCGCCGCCAAGGGGTCGGATGCCGCGCACGTGTATGCCAGCTCGATGGACTTGTATGACGTGGCGGCGAGCCAGTGGCTGAGGAGCCGCGCCGTCCCTGGCGGCGGCTGCGTGGTGGCGGCTTGCGCGGCAGCCGGCTTCGTTTTCGTGCTCTCGAGCCACGCCGTGGAGCTCTCGTTCTGGAAATTTAACGGCGCGCGTAAATCCGGCGGCTTCGGAGAATGGTACAGGATAAGGGCTCCGCCGCTTCCGGCGCAGGTTAGACTTGATAGCACGGTGAGGTTCAGCTGCGTAGCGGTGGGGGAAAAGGTGGTGCTAATCCAAGTAACCGGCTGTATAGACGACCTGCTACGGCGGAGCGGGAGGACGGAGAGGGGATTAAAGGAAGGATTGGTGTTGGTGTACGATTGCGCCACCGGAGATTGGAGTAGAGGTGTGGATTTGCCGGAGGCGATTCGACGCGCCGCCTGCGTGTCCGTTGAGTACTAA
- the LOC116015241 gene encoding BTB/POZ and MATH domain-containing protein 4-like: protein MAEPPRIITAGAGETNGCSPLALQTSSRSVTETVNGSHRFVIQGYSLAKGMGVGKHIASDNFSVGGHQWAIYFYPDGKNPEDNSAYVSVFIALASEGTDVRALFELTLLDQSGKGKHKVHSHFDRSLESGPYTLKYRGSMWGYKRFFRRTSLETSDYLKDDCLKINCTVGVVRSTIDCLSLPSIQVPDSDIGAHFGMLLNNMEGSDIIYNVAGEKFYAHKLVLAARSPVFHSQLLDVADSDKQEIVITDMEPKVFKAMLHFVYRDALMEDDLEASSPSSIPSVSDTLTAKLLAAADCYDLGRLRRMCEARLCKDISVNTVANILALADSYHATELKAVCLRYAAENLSAVMQSDGFEYLKENCPSLQSELLKTVAGCEDDCSSGGAKSRSVWAQLSDGGDTNGRRVRQRT, encoded by the exons ATGGCGGAGCCACCGAGAATTATCACCGCCGGCGCCGGAGAGACGAACGGATGCAGTCCGCTGGCGTTGCAGACGAGCTCGCGGTCCGTGACGGAGACGGTGAACGGCTCGCACCGGTTCGTGATCCAGGGGTACTCGTTGGCGAAGGGGATGGGGGTGGGGAAGCACATCGCTAGTGACAATTTCTCCGTCGGTGGTCACCAGTGGGCTATCTACTTTTACCCGGACGGTAAGAACCCCGAGGATAATTCCGCCTACGTTTCTGTTTTTATCGCGTTGGCTAGTGAAGGGACGGATGTTAGGGCTTTGTTCGAGCTGACTTTGCTTGATCAGAGTGGCAAGGGAAAACACAAGGTTCATAGCCACTTCGATCGCTCCCTCGAGAGCGGCCCCTACACCTTGAAATACCGCGGCAGCATGTG GGGATACAAACGCTTTTTCAGGCGAACATCGCTAGAAACTTCAGATTATCTTAAAGATGACTGTTTGAAAATTAATTGTACTGTTGGAGTTGTACGTTCTACAATAGACTGTTTAAGCTTGCCTTCAATTCAAGTCCCAGATTCTGACATTGGTGCACATTTTGGCATGCTTTTGAATAATATGGAAGGCTCTGATATTATTTACAATGTGGCTGGAGAAAAATTTTATGCCCATAAATTGGTTTTGGCTGCTCGTTCTCCAGTTTTTCACTCACAGTTACTTGATGTAGCAGATAGTGATAAGCAGGAAATTGTAATTACTGATATGGAACCCAAGGTCTTCAAG GCAATGCTGCACTTTGTATATAGAGATGCTCTTATGGAAGATGACCTGGAAGCATCTAGCCCTTCATCCATTCCTTCTGTATCTGATACATTAACTGCAAAATTGCTAGCAGCAGCAGATTGTTATGATTTGGGAAGACTCAGGCGGATGTGTGAAGCTCGTCTATGCAAAGATATCTCTGTGAACACTGTTGCAAACATTCTTGCTCTTGCTGATAGTTATCATGCCACAGAACTCAAAGCTGTCTGCCTTAGATATGCTGCTGAAAATCTTTCTG CTGTCATGCAGTCAGATGGCTTTGAATACCTAAAAGAAAACTGTCCTTCACTCCAGTCAGAACTTCTGAAGACAGTAGCTGGTTGCGAGGATGATTGCAGCAGTGGAGGGGCAAAGTCTCGGAGTGTTTGGGCACAGCTTTCAGATGGTGGTGATACCAACGGAAGAAGGGTACGTCAACGAACCTGA
- the LOC116015239 gene encoding molybdopterin biosynthesis protein CNX1 isoform X2 encodes MSENGEAPISKMVSSDEALEIVLSVAQRLPPISVPLHQALGRVLAEDITAPDPLPPYPASIKDGYAVVSSDGPGVYPIITESRAGNDGLGVVVTPGTVAYVTTGGPIPDGADAVVQVENTELLLDAANESKQVRILKGTSPGVDIRLVGSDIAKGDVVLKSGEHLGAPEIGLLATVGVTIVQVYPTPTIAVLSTGDELVEPEVGCLARGQIRDSNRAMILAAATDQHCRVIDLGIVGDDECQIEETLDQAFSSGINILLTSGGVSMGDRDYVKPLLGKKGKLCFQKVNMKPGKPLVFAEILPRSTDVTTNKILAFGLPGNPVGCMVCFHLFVVPAIRHLSGWAHPHLPRVQARLKQSIKPDPARPEFHRAIISWQLNDGSGLPGFVAESTGQQRSSRLLSMKSANALLEVPASSSSVPAGASVVAIVITDISHFPSNRSLQSTESCRSQSGHRPQEVNARESQNSESRVAILTVSDTVAAGAGPDRSGPRAVSVVNSSSERLGGARVVTTAVVPDDIQKIRDILQRWCDIDNMDLVLTLGGTGCSPRDVTPEATKPLIQKETPGLLHVMMQESLKITPFAMLSRPAAGIRGSTLIINMPGNPNAVAECMEPLLPALKHALKQIRGDKREKHPRHVPHADAVPADTWEHSHKLASSGGEEPTCSCSH; translated from the exons ATGAGTGAAAATGGCGAAGCCCCAATCTCTAAGATGGTATCTTCGGATGAAGCCCTTGAGATAGTGCTGAGCGTTGCTCAGCGCCTGCCGCCGATCAGCGTGCCGCTCCACCAGGCTCTAGGCAGAGTTTTGGCCGAAGATATCACTGCTCCTGATCCTCTTCCTCCTTACCCTGCCTCTATCAAG GATGGATATGCAGTTGTTTCTTCTGATGGACCAGGTGTGTATCCTATAATAACTGAGTCAAGAGCAGGAAATGATGGACTTGGTGTGGTTGTGACTCCTGGAACTGTTGCATATGTAACAACTGGAG GACCAATACCTGATGGTGCTGATGCTGTTGTGCAAGTAGAGAACACTGAATTGTTGTTAGATGCTGCAAATGAATCAAAGCAAGTACGGATATTGAAGGGAACTAGCCCAGGAGTTGATATTCGTCTGGTG GGGTCTGATATTGCAAAGGGTGATGTAGTATTGAAATCCGGGGAGCACTTAGGGGCTCCAGAAATCGGTTTACTAGCCACAGTTGGGGTGACTATAGTGcag GTGTATCCTACTCCTACAATTGCTGTCCTCTCCACAGGTGATGAGCTTGTAGAGCCAGAAGTTGGATGCTTAGCCCGGGGTCAG ATAAGGGACTCCAATCGTGCAATGATCCTTGCTGCTGCAACAGACCAGCACTGCAGAGTTATTGATCTTGGTATAGTTGGTGATGATGAATGCCAGATTGAAGAAACCTTAGACCAGGCCTTCTCTTCTGGAATCAATATCCTTCTAACCTCTGGAGGTGTTTCAATGGGAGACAGGGATTATGTCAAGCCTTTACTTGGAAAGAAGGGGAAATTATGTTTTCAGAAG GTAAACATGAAGCCTGGCAAACCTCTTGTATTTGCTGAAATCCTTCCTAGATCAACTGACGTGACAACTAATAAGATTTTGGCATTTGGTTTACCTGGAAACCCGGTGGGCTGCATGGTCTGTTTCCATCTTTTTGTGGTGCCAGCTATTCGACATCTTTCTGGATGGGCACATCCTCACCTTCCAAG AGTGCAAGCTCGGCTCAAACAGTCAATAAAGCCAGATCCTGCCCGACCTGAATTTCATCGTGCCATTATCAGCTGGCAGTTAAACGATGGATCTGGCCTTCCAGG GTTTGTTGCCGAGAGCACAGGTCAGCAAAGGAGTAGTCGACTTCTGAGTATGAAGTCAGCAAATGCCTTACTGGAAGTGCCTGCATCCAGCAGTTCAGTTCCGGCTGGTGCTTCTGTGGTTGCAATTGTTATTACCGATATAAGCCATTTTCCAAGTAATAGAAGTCTGCAATCAACAGAGTCCTGCCGCTCTCAGTCGGGGCATAGGCCACAAGAAGTTAATGCTCGTGAGTCCCAAAATTCTGAGTCCAGAGTAGCTATTCTCACAGTTAGTGATACTGTTGCAGCAGGAGCAGGGCCTGATCGGAG TGGTCCACGGGCAGTTTCAGTTGTGAATTCATCATCAGAGAGGCTAGGAGGGGCAAGAGTAGTTACAACAGCTGTTGTTCCAGATGACATTCAAAAGATTAGGGATATTTTGCAGAGGTGGTGCGATATTGACAACATGGATCTTGTTCTTACCCTAG GTGGGACTGGATGTTCTCCAAGGGATGTTACTCCTGAAGCTACCAAACCTTTGATTCAGAAAGAGACACCTGGTCTTCTACATGTCATGATGCAGGAGAGTTTAaag ATCACACCATTTGCAATGCTCTCCCGCCCAGCAGCTGGCATAAGAGGGTCCACATTG ATTATAAACATGCCCGGGAATCCTAACGCGGTCGCTGAATGCATGGAGCCACTGCTACCTGCTCTTAAGCATGCGTTGAAGCAGATCAGAGGCGACAAGAGAGAGAAGCATCCTCGTCATGTTCCTCACGCGGATGCAGTTCCTGCAGATACTTGGGAGCATAGTCACAAGTTAGCTTCGAGTGGAGGAGAAGAGCCTACTTGTTCATGTTCACACTGA